GTGTACCTTCCATACACTTCACACTAACacaagaatcaactcaaaattGTCCTTAGTTACTGTTTTTACCATATTGATCAACTACCCACCAAAACCTTCCTCTACCCTAGCAGCTGCTCAAGGGTACTGTAACCAAATAACAGCTACTCGAGGGCACTGTAACAAAGCATGctcaactgtctcagcctctTTATTGTAGAACCCACAAATATCCTTTGTAAGAATTCGTCTattcttcaaattcaccttCGATGGCAATGCATTCATACACCcataccaaacaaaaattttcaCTTTCCCCCAGGCCTTGGCACGCCACAAAGCTTTCCATAAAAATTTTGTCTACTCATTTAGTGTAGATCCAACCGGTTCCCCTCCGCCCAGACCATGACATGTTCGTGCCACAAGGTAAGCACTTTTCGTTGTAAATATACCCTTAGGTTCTTTAGTCCAGATCATGGAATCCGCTAACTAAAAAAACTCAATGGGATACTCAAAATCAAGCTTGCTTCCTCCTCTATAAACTAACTATGAATTAGACTTGTATTCCACCGTATACCATCATTGTCCACCATCAAGGAGTGCACAGTAAGAGATGGGTGGACTTCGCCAGGTCTTGGACTAAGCACTTTAAAGAAATTCTCCCTTGGCAACCAGCTATCCCCCCATATATGTATACTCAAACCGTCTCCAACCCTCCACCAAGCACCCCTATGAATAATAATCCTTGAAGCTGCCACACTTTTCCAGCAATGAGAAAAATTAGGTGAAGCTTGGGCTTGCATAAATTATGGGATAGTatctatttttaaaaatatgagCAACCAGAGAGTTAGGGAATTGAATTAATCTCCACCCTTGCTTAGCCAGCAATGCCAAATTGAAAGCATATAAATCCTTAAATCCCAGGCCACCCTCACTTTTGggttttcacaaatttttccACTTCATCCAATAAATTCGATGCTTACCCGCTTCTTTGCTCCACCAAAATTGAGCTACCATTTGGTTCAACTCATCACAAAAAGACTTAGGTAACAAGAACATCTGCATCGAATACAATGGGATTCCTTGAGctacttttttttaacaaaatttctTTACCCGCACTACTGAACAAAGAGCCTCGCCATCCATTCAACTTCTTCCACATACGGTCCTTAATATATGCAAAAGTCTTTTTCTTTGACCGACCCACAAAAATCGGTAAACCAAGATACCGGTCATGATAATCCACCCTTTCCATTCCAAGTTAATCGAAAAGCAATTGCGAGTCTATAATCGTTAGGTTTCTACTAAAGGCCATACTGCTTTTGGCAAGATTCACAGCCTGTTCAGACGCCAGTTCAAAAGTTCGTAACAACTCCTTCACCTGTATGCATTCCTGGAGAGAACTCCTAGCAAAGATAAAGCTATCATCCgcaaaaagaagatgatgaacactTGAGGCCTCCTTACAAACCTTGACACCTTGAATTCGACTTTGTGTTTCCCATGAATCATATAATGCTGATGGTCCCTCTAcacataaaacaaacaaaaacggAGACAACGGATCACCTTGTCGAATGCCATGTTTTGGTTATACAAAACCCACCGTCTCCTTATTTAGCTTGAAGGAATATGATACTGTAGTAACATAGATCATTATCCAGTGAATCCATTCCTCTACAAACCTTAGCCTCCTCATCATTTGCTTCAAAAAACTCCACTCAATACGATCATACACTTTGCTGATATCCAATTTCAATACCATCACCCCATTCCCCCCATTATTCTTCCTATGCATATAATGAGCGATCTCTGAAGCTACCAAACAATTATTGGATATTAGTCGGCCTGGAATAAAGGCACTTTGGAACGGCGAGACAACCTCCGACAATATGATTTTCAACCTGGTAGTGAGAACCTTAGAACAAATCTTGTAAATCACATTACAAAGATTAATTGGCTGAAGCTGAGTCATTGAAGTAGGATCAATTTTCTTCAGTATCAACGTAACATGCTGTTTGGgcctaaaatattattttgggacGAGCGTAGAGTCATTCTCAGCCCAGTAGCATTTATCTAGAATTTTCTTGTGGGCCGTCTAGTTAAGGCCGGTCGAATCCTATTGCGAGGAGAATTAGTTTAGATAAAGATGAAGTAGTCGACTTCTAGTGCAGCAATGAGTATTAAAGTTAAAGATGCTTAGgatcaggaaatgaatttagtTTGTTATGGATCTTGGTTCAAAGTCCTATTGGAGTTAGG
This genomic interval from Malus domestica chromosome 05, GDT2T_hap1 contains the following:
- the LOC139196105 gene encoding uncharacterized protein, with amino-acid sequence MTQLQPINLCNVIYKICSKVLTTRLKIILSEVVSPFQSAFIPGRLISNNCLVASEIAHYMHRKNNGGNGVMVLKLDISKVYDQGPSALYDSWETQSRIQGVKVCKEASSVHHLLFADDSFIFARSSLQECIQVKELLRTFELASEQAVNLAKSSMAFSRNLTIIDSQLLFD